The following are from one region of the Candidatus Poribacteria bacterium genome:
- a CDS encoding class I SAM-dependent methyltransferase yields the protein MLTDSQDAYGHLLSDYHNGRENVEIVEREDRFIDTSRLGPLNYFAEYADWAEHQKLAIADATGRVLDIGCGVGRHCLYLQEQGHDVLGTDISPLAIQTCKSRGLKNALISPITQLSSKMGTFDTILMMGHNFGLVGNYKRAKWLLKRFAAMTTDTAKIIAETMDPYQTTEPVHLAYHQFNRDRGRMSGQLRLRIRYRQYTTPWFDYLFVSKAEIEDILDDTKWQVERYIDAANTPTYVAILSKRMHS from the coding sequence GTGCTAACTGACAGCCAAGATGCCTACGGGCACCTCCTTTCTGATTATCATAATGGTCGAGAAAACGTCGAAATTGTGGAGAGAGAAGATAGATTTATCGATACAAGTCGTCTGGGACCTCTTAACTATTTCGCTGAATATGCGGATTGGGCTGAGCATCAAAAACTCGCTATAGCGGATGCCACCGGACGCGTTTTAGATATTGGCTGTGGTGTAGGACGGCACTGCCTCTATTTACAAGAACAGGGGCATGATGTTTTAGGAACGGACATCTCACCATTAGCCATTCAGACCTGTAAAAGTCGTGGACTCAAAAATGCTCTTATCAGCCCAATCACGCAGTTAAGTTCCAAGATGGGGACATTTGACACAATTCTCATGATGGGACATAATTTCGGACTCGTTGGAAACTATAAAAGAGCAAAGTGGTTATTGAAACGTTTCGCGGCTATGACAACAGATACCGCGAAAATTATCGCCGAAACAATGGATCCATATCAAACGACGGAACCGGTTCATTTAGCCTATCATCAATTTAACCGGGATCGGGGACGCATGAGTGGACAACTGCGCCTGCGAATCCGTTACCGGCAATATACCACGCCGTGGTTTGATTATCTGTTTGTTTCAAAAGCCGAGATAGAGGACATCCTTGATGACACAAAGTGGCAGGTTGAACGCTATATAGACGCAGCCAATACACCGACTTATGTTGCAATTCTATCCAAACGTATGCATTCTTGA
- a CDS encoding sulfatase-like hydrolase/transferase translates to MQPNFIIFLTDDQGYGDLSCMGATDFKTPHLDRMAAEGARFTDWYSNSPVCSPSRASLLTGRYPCHAGVRSILAGHRTATGLPPSVPSLATALKERGYYTAMSGKWHLGLAEGSRPEHHGFDDWFGFMAGCIDFFSHIFYWALGQHGIDQTHDLWENGEEIYRNGEYFTELITEYAIRYIRKSVELGKPFFLYVPYNAPHYPMHAPQKYVDRFPDLPWDRQIMAAMLSAVDDSVGEIFAELERLGLAENTFSYFQSDNGPSRETRNWLDGTQDPYYGGTAGKLKGHKFSLYEGGIRSPGIMNWPQRIPAGQVIDEVGAAMDVFPTFLAAAGGDPSEYELDGLDVLPMVTNGESTPHSKIYWEMGKQTAVRRGNWKLVLNGQLVEGAPPEDDVHLADLETDMGETRNLKDDHPELTTELTESAQAWREGIETHWETKWVNPNGTTGYVKES, encoded by the coding sequence ATGCAACCTAATTTCATTATCTTTCTAACGGACGACCAAGGATACGGCGACCTGTCCTGCATGGGGGCAACCGACTTCAAAACGCCACATCTCGACAGAATGGCAGCTGAGGGTGCCCGCTTCACAGATTGGTACTCGAATTCACCCGTCTGCTCCCCATCGCGCGCATCCCTATTGACAGGACGATATCCATGTCACGCTGGAGTCCGCTCCATTTTAGCAGGACACCGAACGGCTACAGGACTACCGCCATCTGTTCCTTCACTCGCAACCGCACTCAAGGAACGCGGCTACTACACAGCAATGTCCGGGAAATGGCATTTAGGACTCGCCGAGGGCTCACGTCCGGAACACCACGGGTTCGACGATTGGTTCGGCTTCATGGCAGGGTGCATTGACTTCTTCTCACATATCTTCTACTGGGCTTTAGGACAGCATGGCATCGACCAAACACACGACCTCTGGGAAAACGGTGAAGAGATATACCGAAACGGTGAATATTTTACGGAGCTCATCACTGAATACGCCATCCGATATATCCGAAAGTCGGTTGAACTCGGCAAACCTTTTTTCCTCTACGTCCCTTACAACGCACCGCACTATCCGATGCACGCACCGCAAAAATACGTGGACCGGTTCCCGGATTTGCCGTGGGACAGACAAATTATGGCGGCGATGCTCAGTGCAGTTGACGATAGTGTCGGCGAAATTTTCGCCGAATTAGAACGACTCGGACTCGCAGAAAACACCTTCTCCTATTTCCAGAGTGACAACGGTCCCTCACGCGAAACTCGAAATTGGTTAGACGGCACGCAAGACCCTTACTACGGCGGCACCGCCGGTAAACTGAAAGGACATAAATTCAGTCTCTACGAAGGTGGTATCCGTTCACCCGGAATTATGAATTGGCCCCAGCGAATCCCTGCGGGTCAGGTAATCGATGAAGTCGGCGCAGCAATGGATGTATTCCCGACTTTCCTCGCCGCAGCAGGCGGAGATCCTTCCGAGTACGAACTTGACGGACTCGATGTTCTACCGATGGTGACAAATGGTGAATCTACACCGCACAGCAAAATCTATTGGGAGATGGGCAAGCAAACTGCCGTGCGTCGTGGCAATTGGAAATTGGTGCTCAACGGTCAATTGGTAGAAGGGGCACCTCCCGAAGACGATGTGCATCTGGCGGATCTCGAAACCGATATGGGTGAAACGAGAAATCTGAAAGACGATCACCCGGAACTTACCACCGAACTCACAGAATCAGCACAGGCATGGCGCGAAGGCATTGAAACGCATTGGGAAACCAAATGGGTCAATCCGAACGGGACAACCGGTTACGTCAAGGAGTCATAG
- a CDS encoding IS1595 family transposase codes for MNLIEVMARFPDQEACIEHLERIRWRGTAVCPHCESKDVVRKKEEGEGRVGRWNCHDCSASFKVTCGTVFHGTKIPLQKWFLAISLIVNAKKSLSSYQLSRDLDLKQKASWYLQTRIRAEMANKTSSILLQGIIEADETYIGGKPRKENKTEDRVPAKRGRGTDKTAVIGAVERGGQVVAEVAKGLTGRAILEFIRRVVNVKESELMTDEYRGYKTLGSQLKHHIINHQEQYVDGDKHTNTIEGFWNLLKKAYHGSHHWYSVEYTPLYVAERCYVYNSRNLDCIWTKFVNGSMKV; via the coding sequence ATGAATCTCATAGAAGTCATGGCACGCTTCCCTGACCAAGAGGCGTGCATAGAGCATTTGGAACGGATACGTTGGCGTGGAACGGCTGTTTGTCCCCATTGTGAGAGTAAAGACGTGGTTCGTAAGAAAGAAGAAGGTGAAGGGCGTGTAGGACGCTGGAATTGCCATGATTGTAGTGCTTCATTCAAAGTAACCTGTGGCACAGTATTTCACGGCACAAAGATACCGCTTCAGAAGTGGTTTCTTGCCATATCGCTTATCGTCAATGCGAAGAAAAGCCTGTCCAGTTATCAACTCTCACGTGATTTAGACCTGAAGCAGAAGGCTTCGTGGTATCTTCAGACACGCATACGAGCAGAAATGGCGAATAAGACCAGTTCTATACTGCTACAAGGTATCATAGAAGCAGACGAAACCTACATAGGTGGTAAACCTCGCAAAGAGAACAAGACAGAGGATAGAGTGCCAGCCAAGCGGGGGCGTGGAACGGATAAAACCGCTGTGATTGGTGCGGTAGAGCGAGGCGGTCAAGTCGTTGCTGAAGTTGCGAAAGGATTAACAGGACGTGCTATCCTTGAATTCATACGCAGAGTTGTGAACGTCAAGGAATCGGAACTTATGACAGACGAATACCGTGGCTATAAAACACTTGGCAGCCAACTTAAGCACCATATCATAAATCACCAAGAGCAATACGTTGATGGTGATAAGCATACGAATACAATAGAGGGATTTTGGAATTTACTGAAAAAGGCGTATCATGGATCTCACCATTGGTACAGTGTTGAGTATACCCCACTTTATGTCGCTGAACGTTGTTATGTCTATAACTCCCGAAACCTTGATTGTATTTGGACGAAGTTTGTCAATGGAAGTATGAAAGTCTAA